TTGGATGGCTGCAAGACAGGAGAGAATAAGGTTCAAAAGGATAAATGGAGAGGGGTCAAATGGTTTTTCTATAAGCATATAGGTATTAATACCTATCCATGCCGCAATAAACAGAAAAAAAACGCTCAGAAACATCCAGCTTCCACCAAACTCAGCAATAACGTCTGCAGCACGATCGCCCAAAGTAAGCTGAGAGCGCTGTTCTCCTGGATCTATTGAAAGCAGCGCATTTTCCATGATGGTTTTAGCAACATGATGATCGACTTTGTCGATTTCTTTTTTATGCTGAATGACTGTTTCGCGTATATATTCTGCCCGATTGATGTGCAAACAATTGGTGCAAACCCTGCTCTCTTCGGAGAATTGGGGGTGCTTTTTTTGAATGTAGTGAAAGATGGTCGGGCTGACAAGTTCTCCAAGAGTGGTATCTGAAAGAAGAACTGCCTGCTGGCACAAGTTACAGGTTCGTTTGACTGGTTCTTTTATCTCTCTAATGTTATCTCCTGTTTTTACCTGTAGAGAACGAGTTTCT
This Candidatus Woesearchaeota archaeon DNA region includes the following protein-coding sequences:
- a CDS encoding DUF1003 domain-containing protein; its protein translation is MAYKKRVPREEHKERQETRSLQVKTGDNIREIKEPVKRTCNLCQQAVLLSDTTLGELVSPTIFHYIQKKHPQFSEESRVCTNCLHINRAEYIRETVIQHKKEIDKVDHHVAKTIMENALLSIDPGEQRSQLTLGDRAADVIAEFGGSWMFLSVFFLFIAAWIGINTYMLIEKPFDPSPFILLNLILSCLAAIQAPIIMMSQNRLEARDRLRAKYDYQVNLKAELEIQHLNEKMDLLLKKMWHRLIEIQQMQVETMEEMRKKR